A region from the bacterium genome encodes:
- the ligD gene encoding non-homologous end-joining DNA ligase, which yields MAGHSLQIEGHELKLSNLDKVFYPAADFTKAQVLDYYIRIAPHLLPHLKGRPLTLKRYPEGVRGPFFYEKRCPPYRPSWFKTTRVFSEHRGEDIHYCMVEDLAQLVWLVNLADLELHVSLSLGKDILRPTTMVFDLDPGPGVGILECADLALRIKEFLGRQKLECLPKTSGSKGIQVYVPLNTPVDYERTKTFAKGLAEAFEARYPQEVVSKMAKSLRKGKIFIDWSQNDDHKTTVCVYSLRAKERPTVSTPLRWTELSRALKSGDAEALSFDADAVLKRAKKYGDLFAPVLKLKQKLEELCTPSGKDRSASASSRSRSRSTRRPGAKS from the coding sequence ATGGCCGGCCATTCCCTACAAATCGAGGGCCATGAGCTCAAGCTCAGCAACCTCGACAAGGTTTTCTATCCCGCCGCCGATTTCACCAAGGCTCAGGTCCTCGACTACTATATCCGGATCGCTCCCCATCTCCTGCCCCATCTGAAGGGCCGTCCTCTGACATTGAAGCGCTATCCCGAAGGCGTGCGCGGCCCTTTTTTCTACGAAAAGCGCTGTCCGCCCTATCGGCCTTCCTGGTTCAAGACCACCCGGGTGTTCAGCGAGCATCGGGGCGAGGACATCCATTACTGCATGGTCGAGGATTTGGCCCAACTGGTTTGGCTGGTGAACTTGGCCGATCTCGAGCTCCATGTCAGCTTGAGCCTGGGCAAGGACATCCTCCGCCCGACGACGATGGTCTTCGACCTCGATCCGGGCCCGGGCGTCGGCATCCTTGAATGCGCCGACCTGGCCTTGCGAATCAAAGAGTTTCTCGGCCGGCAAAAGCTCGAGTGTTTGCCCAAAACTTCGGGCTCCAAGGGGATTCAGGTCTACGTCCCGCTTAACACGCCGGTCGATTATGAAAGGACCAAGACCTTCGCCAAGGGGCTGGCCGAGGCCTTCGAGGCCCGCTACCCCCAAGAGGTGGTTTCGAAGATGGCGAAGAGCCTGCGAAAGGGTAAAATTTTCATCGATTGGAGCCAAAACGACGATCATAAGACGACGGTTTGCGTCTATTCGCTGCGGGCGAAGGAGAGGCCGACCGTTTCGACTCCGCTGCGCTGGACCGAGCTGAGCAGGGCCCTGAAATCCGGCGACGCGGAGGCCTTGAGCTTCGACGCCGACGCCGTGCTGAAGCGAGCCAAGAAATATGGCGACCTTTTCGCGCCGGTGCTGAAGCTCAAGCAAAAACTGGAGGAATTATGCACGCCATCTGGAAAGGATCGATCAGCTTCGGCCTCGTCACGATCCCGATCTCGCTCTACTCGGCGACCCGGAGCGAAGAGCTGA